In a single window of the Coprothermobacter proteolyticus DSM 5265 genome:
- a CDS encoding ferredoxin, with amino-acid sequence MALKVDKELCIACGVCMALCPEVFQADAEGKSEVIEGADETLPCVDEAIDSCPTGAISRE; translated from the coding sequence ATGGCTCTAAAAGTTGATAAAGAACTGTGCATAGCCTGCGGGGTATGCATGGCACTGTGCCCGGAAGTTTTCCAAGCAGATGCTGAGGGCAAGAGCGAAGTAATAGAGGGCGCTGATGAGACGCTGCCCTGCGTAGACGAAGCAATAGATTCGTGCCCTACGGGAGCAATTAGTCGGGAATGA
- the dcd gene encoding dCTP deaminase: MILSDGLIKELISYRALVIEPLSETQIQPSSVDLTLGSTFLAIDNINVPFLDPKRKETIKYREIHIEKGGQLILQPGFFLLGTTTERLMLPNFLVARVEGRSSLGRMGILIHATAGYVDPGFCGQITLEISNVNNIPVALYPGMRICQVSFELLFENCVIPYGLKGKYQGQEGPEGTRIFLDFLKE; the protein is encoded by the coding sequence ATGATTCTATCCGATGGTCTAATCAAGGAGCTTATATCTTACAGGGCATTGGTAATAGAGCCTTTGAGTGAAACACAAATACAACCTTCATCGGTGGATTTAACGCTGGGGAGTACATTTCTTGCCATTGACAATATTAACGTACCGTTCTTAGATCCAAAGAGAAAAGAAACAATTAAATATAGGGAGATTCACATAGAAAAGGGTGGCCAATTAATCCTTCAACCTGGCTTTTTTTTGCTAGGAACAACTACAGAGCGCCTCATGTTACCCAACTTTCTCGTAGCTCGAGTCGAAGGAAGATCCTCCTTGGGACGTATGGGCATTCTTATACATGCCACTGCTGGTTATGTTGACCCAGGATTTTGTGGTCAGATTACGTTAGAAATATCAAATGTGAATAACATACCAGTAGCTCTTTATCCAGGAATGAGAATATGCCAAGTAAGTTTTGAGTTGCTTTTTGAGAACTGTGTGATCCCATACGGGCTCAAAGGGAAGTATCAAGGACAAGAAGGTCCAGAAGGGACAAGAATTTTCTTGGATTTCTTAAAGGAGTGA
- a CDS encoding ferredoxin, translating to MAVKVDKDLCIACGVCMALCPEVFQADAEGKSEVIPGADESLPCVDEAIDSCSTGAISRE from the coding sequence ATGGCTGTAAAAGTAGACAAGGATTTGTGTATTGCTTGTGGAGTATGTATGGCACTGTGCCCAGAGGTATTTCAGGCTGATGCCGAAGGAAAAAGCGAAGTAATCCCAGGTGCAGATGAGAGTCTGCCTTGTGTGGATGAAGCAATTGATTCTTGCTCAACAGGGGCTATCAGCAGGGAATAG
- the glmU gene encoding bifunctional UDP-N-acetylglucosamine diphosphorylase/glucosamine-1-phosphate N-acetyltransferase GlmU, with the protein MHSAIVLGGGVGKRFNSKVPKIMHTLGEKPIIYHLWDTLQTVDGIEEVILVTSPQIAELLPDNANVVIQDEPLGTAHAAFLGASVAKNENVIIVNADIPLVRKETFSTMVESSYSRLIAVTRFPFESDFGRVRFVDGLLRQIVEVSDLRDRREKEIPFVNTGVYKARKEDIVNGFPLLGKSNAKKEYYITDLFNLLAEDKGVHVLLFEDWSQFLGINTRQDLARVLHVYKQRLLERIMEAATIVDPESTYVGENVKVGKDTIILPNTTLLGSTEIGEDCVIGPNVEIRDCVIGNKCEIKFSVLEEATLEDSVVVGPFARIRPGTYLKSSARIGNFVEIKKSVVGSRTKINHLSYVGDAEVGEDTNIGAGTITCNYDGYNKNPTIIGNRVFIGSDTILVAPVELEDDSFTAAGSVITEKVPKYALGIGRAMQVNKEGWVLKYRKKKEMNQ; encoded by the coding sequence GTGCATAGTGCTATTGTACTAGGGGGTGGAGTTGGAAAAAGGTTTAATTCCAAGGTGCCCAAGATAATGCATACACTAGGGGAAAAACCTATTATCTATCACCTTTGGGACACGCTGCAAACAGTAGATGGTATCGAAGAGGTTATATTGGTAACTTCTCCTCAAATTGCCGAGTTACTACCTGATAATGCAAATGTGGTGATCCAGGATGAGCCCTTAGGAACGGCGCATGCTGCGTTCTTGGGAGCCTCCGTTGCCAAGAATGAGAATGTCATTATTGTCAACGCAGACATCCCCCTTGTTAGAAAGGAAACATTTTCGACAATGGTGGAATCTTCTTATTCAAGATTGATAGCAGTTACTCGGTTTCCCTTTGAAAGCGATTTTGGAAGAGTTCGATTTGTAGACGGTCTTTTGCGTCAAATAGTAGAAGTATCTGATTTACGAGATCGGCGCGAAAAAGAAATACCTTTTGTCAATACGGGGGTCTATAAGGCAAGAAAAGAAGACATAGTGAATGGTTTTCCGCTTCTTGGCAAGTCCAATGCAAAGAAAGAATATTACATCACGGATTTGTTCAATTTGTTAGCTGAGGATAAAGGAGTACATGTGCTTTTGTTTGAAGATTGGTCACAGTTCTTGGGTATCAATACTAGACAGGATTTGGCAAGAGTCTTGCATGTTTATAAGCAAAGGCTTCTGGAAAGAATTATGGAAGCGGCCACTATTGTGGACCCTGAGAGCACCTATGTGGGTGAAAACGTAAAGGTAGGAAAAGATACAATTATCCTTCCGAATACCACATTACTTGGTTCGACTGAAATTGGCGAAGATTGTGTAATAGGGCCGAATGTGGAAATAAGAGACTGTGTGATTGGGAACAAATGTGAGATAAAGTTTTCCGTGCTAGAAGAAGCAACTTTAGAAGACTCAGTCGTTGTTGGACCGTTTGCTCGTATTAGACCGGGAACTTACTTAAAGTCGAGCGCGAGAATCGGTAACTTTGTGGAAATCAAGAAAAGTGTTGTGGGTAGTAGGACAAAAATCAACCATCTTTCATACGTTGGGGATGCCGAAGTTGGCGAGGACACCAACATTGGAGCTGGTACGATAACCTGCAATTATGATGGCTACAATAAAAACCCAACGATAATCGGAAACAGGGTTTTTATCGGTTCGGACACAATTTTAGTAGCACCTGTTGAACTTGAGGACGATTCTTTTACTGCTGCAGGTTCAGTTATCACTGAGAAGGTGCCGAAATACGCTTTAGGCATAGGTAGAGCCATGCAGGTTAATAAAGAAGGTTGGGTGCTTAAGTACAG
- the lexA gene encoding transcriptional repressor LexA has product MKELTARQKEVLDAIRTFIAQNHYPPTVRELCTILGISSPRGVSKHLEALEKKGYIKRTSGHRSLVLPMEVPLIGKVTAGLKTLAVEELEGYLSMEDIFANPNQFGLKVKGDSMQGAGILEGDVVIVNSDAEWINGDIIVAIIDEMATVKRVKQDKYGNWWLEPDNPKYEPLPLNEEVQIVGKVVAVIRKYS; this is encoded by the coding sequence ATGAAAGAACTGACAGCTCGGCAAAAAGAAGTATTGGATGCTATAAGAACATTTATCGCCCAAAACCATTATCCTCCTACAGTTAGAGAATTGTGCACTATTCTAGGGATATCTTCACCAAGAGGCGTTTCCAAACACTTAGAAGCTTTGGAAAAAAAAGGATACATAAAACGCACTTCAGGTCATCGTTCACTGGTGCTTCCTATGGAAGTACCCTTAATAGGAAAAGTAACGGCAGGTTTGAAAACGCTAGCTGTAGAAGAGCTTGAAGGTTATCTTTCAATGGAAGATATCTTCGCTAATCCTAATCAGTTTGGGCTAAAAGTCAAAGGCGACTCCATGCAGGGAGCAGGTATTTTGGAAGGAGACGTTGTCATAGTTAACTCTGATGCCGAATGGATCAACGGCGACATCATAGTCGCAATCATAGACGAAATGGCTACTGTCAAGCGTGTGAAACAGGACAAATATGGTAATTGGTGGCTAGAACCCGACAACCCAAAATACGAGCCTCTTCCCCTTAATGAAGAAGTACAGATTGTTGGCAAAGTTGTAGCCGTCATTAGGAAGTACTCTTGA
- a CDS encoding stage V sporulation protein S, whose protein sequence is MEVLKISAKTDPKKAAGALAEVIRKHGEAELQAIGAGAVNQATKAIAIARGFLAPNGIDIVCIPGFTDVKIGEEDRTAIKFIIEPRE, encoded by the coding sequence ATGGAAGTACTGAAGATTTCGGCGAAGACTGATCCGAAGAAAGCCGCTGGTGCGCTTGCGGAAGTAATTAGAAAGCACGGAGAAGCAGAATTACAGGCTATTGGGGCCGGTGCAGTAAACCAGGCCACAAAGGCAATCGCTATTGCAAGAGGTTTTCTAGCTCCAAACGGTATCGACATTGTTTGCATTCCAGGATTTACCGATGTAAAGATTGGAGAAGAAGACAGAACTGCTATCAAGTTTATCATCGAACCCAGGGAGTAA
- a CDS encoding AIR synthase related protein yields MWVRLPPPPPMEGKVPVSYIGDLVERFYGKRRQEVLIDASNLTDSAVVDLDAPMVVSTDPITGADNHVVTQLAVHINANDVRVAGGEPVAFLAVLLLPTNFPQKDIEGMFEHLHEGLDYENAQLVGGHSEFTSAVTKPVVVGTMFGKRIRVLGKDLVRPGQHVFFAGTLGREAMMILRGSYGDDILKVSVKPIMDVALNVPSLVFAHDLTEGGLVAGLWELTRGTSLGIEASFPESYLDQELIQLSRRFQFNPYKIISSGSVLLVCENEREMREKLEEEHLPFVYLGQLHKNSVTSLNGVPLGDLDPEGPDELWTLQKRV; encoded by the coding sequence GTGTGGGTTCGACTCCCACCGCCCCCACCAATGGAAGGCAAAGTACCAGTTTCTTATATAGGCGATTTGGTAGAGCGGTTCTACGGAAAACGCCGTCAAGAAGTGTTGATCGATGCTAGCAATCTCACTGACAGTGCAGTGGTAGATTTAGATGCTCCCATGGTGGTTAGTACTGACCCAATAACTGGTGCTGATAACCATGTGGTTACACAGCTAGCAGTCCACATAAATGCAAATGATGTAAGGGTTGCTGGCGGAGAGCCAGTAGCTTTTTTGGCAGTTCTTCTTTTGCCCACCAATTTTCCACAAAAAGACATAGAAGGCATGTTTGAGCATCTTCATGAAGGGTTGGATTACGAGAATGCTCAGTTAGTGGGAGGCCACAGCGAGTTTACATCAGCTGTGACGAAACCTGTAGTAGTTGGCACTATGTTTGGTAAAAGGATTAGAGTACTTGGTAAGGACCTTGTAAGACCTGGGCAGCACGTGTTTTTCGCAGGAACATTGGGCCGGGAGGCTATGATGATTTTAAGGGGTTCCTACGGAGACGACATACTCAAGGTTTCTGTCAAGCCCATCATGGATGTCGCCTTAAATGTTCCCTCATTGGTCTTTGCCCATGATCTGACTGAGGGAGGGCTAGTGGCTGGTCTCTGGGAGCTGACACGGGGAACGTCCCTTGGCATTGAGGCTTCTTTTCCTGAGAGTTATCTGGACCAAGAACTGATTCAGCTTTCCCGCCGGTTCCAGTTTAACCCCTACAAAATAATTTCTTCGGGTTCTGTGCTGCTGGTCTGCGAGAATGAACGTGAAATGAGAGAAAAACTCGAAGAAGAACATCTGCCTTTTGTCTATCTGGGGCAGTTACATAAAAACTCTGTTACGTCTTTGAATGGTGTGCCACTGGGGGATCTTGATCCTGAAGGCCCCGATGAGCTCTGGACTTTGCAGAAGAGAGTATAG
- the rpsT gene encoding 30S ribosomal protein S20: MANTISAERRIRLTKKETAYNRYWRTTMKTYVKRAKKAIESGDREAAEAAVLKAQSVIDKVAVKGVIHKNEAARRKSRLMKLFNQKFQ, translated from the coding sequence ATGGCTAACACAATTTCTGCAGAGCGACGCATTCGGCTTACGAAGAAAGAAACCGCATACAACAGATACTGGCGTACAACCATGAAGACGTATGTAAAGAGGGCTAAGAAAGCTATCGAAAGTGGTGATCGTGAAGCAGCTGAAGCAGCCGTGCTGAAAGCTCAGAGTGTCATTGACAAGGTGGCAGTAAAAGGCGTTATTCACAAGAACGAAGCTGCCAGGCGTAAATCTCGTCTGATGAAGCTATTCAATCAGAAGTTTCAGTAG
- a CDS encoding proline--tRNA ligase, with protein MRASKFFYKTLREDPKDAEATSHKLLIRASMIKQIASGVYAFLPFGHKVLKKIETVVREEMDRIGGQEMTMSIMMPAEMWKKTGRWELYGDDMIKFKDRKEQDFCLGPTHEEQITTLAGQLISSYKQLPQLVYQIQTKFRDEPRPRFGLIRLREFVMKDAYSFHDSEESLKTTYDQVLNAYKRILERIGLNYEVVAADPGQIGGTLSHEFIVPAEVGESTVFKCDSCGYVATSEVATSVLPAPAFLEKPALEKVHTPDTSSIEDVAEFLQLSKERIIKAVMVIGDSRPYMILVRGDRELDESKMNRRFTQWRMMTDEEILSMGFIPGFVGPREGINEITILKDKSLESLDWGVIGANERDYHIVGVEVSELPFHEIVDLAEVAEGDLCPQCGSPLRSFTGLEVGHIFRLGTRYSEPLEAFYHSEDGERKPFIMGCYGIGVTRLVSAVIEQHHDDFGIVWPWSVAPYHVVIIPIGDVEAQVQELENTLSSAGLDVFVDDRDERPGVKFVDADLIGFPVRLVVNAKKEGKVEIKFRKTGETLLVGQEDVLDTVLRGAVNL; from the coding sequence ATGAGGGCTAGTAAGTTTTTTTACAAGACGCTCAGAGAAGATCCTAAGGATGCGGAAGCTACTTCTCACAAGCTTCTTATTAGGGCTTCCATGATAAAACAAATCGCATCAGGTGTATACGCATTTTTACCTTTTGGCCACAAGGTTCTTAAGAAAATTGAGACTGTGGTTCGAGAAGAAATGGACAGAATTGGTGGCCAAGAGATGACCATGTCCATCATGATGCCGGCAGAAATGTGGAAGAAAACTGGACGATGGGAGCTCTACGGTGACGACATGATTAAGTTTAAAGATAGAAAAGAACAAGATTTTTGTTTAGGACCTACTCATGAGGAACAGATTACTACCTTGGCTGGGCAACTGATTTCCTCCTACAAACAACTTCCTCAGCTGGTTTATCAAATTCAGACAAAATTTCGTGACGAGCCTCGTCCACGATTTGGCCTTATAAGACTTAGAGAATTTGTAATGAAGGATGCTTATTCGTTCCATGACAGCGAGGAAAGTCTTAAAACAACCTATGACCAAGTTTTGAACGCCTATAAGAGAATACTTGAACGAATTGGGCTTAACTATGAAGTTGTAGCTGCAGATCCGGGCCAAATTGGTGGAACCCTTTCGCACGAGTTCATTGTTCCAGCTGAAGTAGGTGAAAGTACTGTGTTCAAGTGTGATAGCTGCGGTTACGTTGCAACTTCCGAAGTAGCCACTTCTGTTTTGCCAGCTCCGGCCTTCTTGGAAAAACCTGCTTTAGAAAAGGTTCACACGCCTGACACTTCTTCCATTGAAGATGTAGCAGAATTTCTGCAACTGTCCAAAGAACGAATCATAAAAGCGGTCATGGTCATTGGCGATAGTCGTCCTTATATGATCTTGGTTCGTGGTGACAGAGAACTAGATGAATCGAAAATGAATAGACGTTTTACACAGTGGCGTATGATGACCGATGAGGAAATTCTCTCCATGGGCTTTATCCCAGGTTTTGTGGGTCCCAGAGAAGGCATAAATGAAATTACCATTCTTAAAGATAAGTCACTGGAGTCATTGGACTGGGGTGTTATCGGAGCCAATGAACGTGATTATCACATTGTTGGCGTGGAAGTATCAGAGTTGCCCTTCCATGAAATTGTTGATCTAGCGGAAGTGGCTGAGGGAGATTTGTGCCCTCAGTGCGGTAGTCCTCTTCGGAGCTTTACAGGTTTGGAAGTAGGCCACATCTTCAGACTAGGCACCCGTTATTCCGAGCCCCTGGAAGCTTTCTATCATTCCGAAGATGGTGAGAGGAAGCCCTTTATTATGGGTTGCTACGGAATCGGTGTTACACGTTTGGTTAGTGCAGTCATAGAACAGCATCATGATGATTTTGGAATTGTATGGCCTTGGTCAGTAGCGCCGTACCACGTGGTCATAATCCCCATAGGAGATGTGGAAGCACAAGTTCAAGAGCTGGAAAATACTCTGTCCTCAGCTGGATTAGATGTCTTTGTTGACGACAGAGACGAACGGCCCGGTGTTAAATTCGTAGATGCCGATCTTATCGGCTTCCCTGTTCGCCTTGTTGTAAACGCGAAAAAAGAAGGCAAAGTGGAGATTAAGTTCAGGAAAACTGGAGAGACTCTGTTGGTCGGGCAAGAAGATGTCTTGGACACGGTTTTGAGAGGTGCAGTCAACCTGTGA
- a CDS encoding glycosyltransferase family 2 protein, producing the protein MRTDSFLVIIPAFNEEKNIGRVLKPLREENLPVLVVDDGSTDRTAWVASDERVLLIVFPRNRGKSAAVKEALRFNVDKVVLLDADLTGLTRNHALQIKQWISTYNCARIILKGGRAATTWSHMISPVLAGQRILPMAVLRKFYESSSVTGFQLEVALEDFLKKEGIRQEELVLEGVGQIMKEEKRGFWPGLKARLRMYLDILAYKLRGRPTI; encoded by the coding sequence GTGAGAACAGACAGCTTCTTAGTAATAATTCCAGCTTTCAATGAAGAGAAGAACATTGGCAGAGTACTAAAGCCTTTAAGAGAAGAGAATTTACCCGTATTGGTAGTAGATGATGGTTCTACTGATAGAACAGCATGGGTTGCATCTGATGAGAGGGTTTTGTTAATTGTATTTCCACGCAATCGCGGTAAAAGTGCCGCTGTGAAGGAAGCCTTGAGGTTCAATGTGGACAAAGTAGTCCTTTTGGACGCCGACTTAACAGGGTTAACTCGTAACCATGCACTGCAAATAAAACAGTGGATTAGCACTTACAATTGCGCCAGAATTATTCTAAAGGGTGGTAGGGCGGCCACTACATGGTCGCATATGATTAGCCCTGTATTAGCCGGTCAGCGTATTTTGCCTATGGCGGTGCTTAGGAAATTTTATGAGAGTTCAAGCGTTACTGGTTTTCAGCTGGAGGTTGCACTGGAAGATTTTTTGAAGAAGGAAGGAATAAGACAAGAGGAACTTGTTTTGGAAGGCGTAGGCCAAATCATGAAAGAAGAGAAGCGAGGGTTTTGGCCGGGGTTAAAAGCACGCCTTAGAATGTATCTGGACATTTTGGCTTATAAACTTAGAGGGAGACCCACCATATAA